A single region of the Demequina sp. genome encodes:
- a CDS encoding AarF/UbiB family protein, with protein sequence MSLSGRARYRRIIRFAAWNLAVTWWFELVLPVIGLRRVAERNRSERMIRFARKFRALAVELGGLMIKVGQYMSSRLDVLPPELTKELEGLQDEVPAVPFPDIKELAEQELGVSFERVFAQIDTTPVAAASLGQVYRVTLSPADAADAGFTQAVLKVQRPGIDAVVDVDLAALRRIARWLQRLKAVSKRADAPALIEEFAATSREEIDYLHEAANAERFAADFANAPDVKVPAVAWERTTRRVLTLEDVTAIKIIDKDALIAAGIEPKDVANRFAEVMFDQFFTHGFFHADPHPGNLFVAPSPEPSVGPAWSLVFVDFGMMGEIPPTLRSNLRKLLIAAAARDGKGIVDAVQGAGVLLPGADTHELERVLTKLFARFGGMGFADLKEVDPREFREFAEEFGDVLLAQPFQLPENFLLIGRAGSLTSGLCSSLEPDYNLWDSVEPYAQQLLREESGNLLNDFAKQAVGNVQVAWKLPARLDEVVTRLEDGTLPISVPKVEAAVERVERLVKRAVGSVIFVGLLVGGAVLHAHEPALGTWMMAASVLPLAYAVFGARR encoded by the coding sequence GTGAGCCTTAGCGGTCGCGCGCGCTACCGCCGCATCATCAGGTTCGCCGCGTGGAATCTCGCGGTGACCTGGTGGTTCGAGTTGGTGCTGCCCGTCATCGGCCTGCGCCGAGTCGCCGAGCGCAACCGGTCGGAGCGGATGATTCGCTTCGCGAGGAAGTTCCGCGCGCTCGCCGTGGAGCTTGGCGGGCTCATGATCAAGGTGGGCCAGTACATGAGCTCCCGCCTCGACGTGCTGCCGCCGGAGCTCACGAAGGAGCTCGAAGGGCTCCAGGACGAGGTGCCGGCAGTCCCGTTCCCCGACATCAAGGAACTCGCGGAGCAGGAGCTCGGCGTCTCGTTTGAGCGCGTCTTCGCGCAGATCGACACCACTCCCGTTGCCGCGGCCTCGCTCGGCCAGGTCTACCGGGTCACCCTCAGCCCGGCCGACGCTGCGGACGCCGGGTTCACGCAGGCCGTGCTCAAGGTGCAGAGGCCGGGAATCGACGCCGTGGTGGACGTGGACCTCGCGGCCCTGCGCCGCATCGCGCGCTGGCTGCAGCGCCTGAAGGCGGTCTCCAAGCGCGCCGACGCACCCGCCCTCATCGAGGAATTCGCGGCCACGAGCCGCGAGGAGATCGACTACCTGCATGAGGCGGCGAACGCCGAGCGCTTCGCCGCGGACTTCGCCAACGCGCCGGACGTCAAGGTGCCGGCGGTGGCGTGGGAGCGCACAACTCGCAGGGTGCTGACGCTCGAGGACGTCACCGCCATCAAGATCATCGACAAGGACGCGCTCATCGCGGCCGGCATCGAGCCCAAGGACGTCGCCAACCGCTTCGCCGAGGTGATGTTCGACCAGTTCTTCACCCACGGGTTCTTCCACGCGGACCCACACCCGGGAAATCTGTTCGTCGCGCCCTCACCCGAACCAAGCGTTGGGCCGGCGTGGTCCCTGGTATTTGTCGATTTCGGCATGATGGGCGAAATCCCGCCCACGCTCCGCTCCAACCTGCGCAAACTGCTCATCGCCGCCGCAGCCCGCGACGGCAAGGGCATCGTGGATGCGGTTCAGGGAGCAGGCGTGCTGCTGCCCGGCGCGGACACGCACGAGCTGGAGCGCGTGCTCACCAAGCTCTTCGCGCGGTTTGGCGGGATGGGCTTCGCCGACCTCAAGGAGGTGGACCCGCGAGAGTTTCGCGAGTTCGCGGAGGAGTTCGGCGACGTGCTGCTCGCCCAGCCCTTCCAGCTCCCGGAGAACTTCCTGCTGATCGGCCGCGCGGGTTCGCTGACGTCCGGGCTGTGCAGCTCGCTCGAGCCCGACTACAACCTGTGGGACTCCGTGGAGCCCTACGCGCAGCAGCTCCTGCGCGAGGAGAGCGGCAATCTCCTCAACGACTTCGCCAAGCAGGCGGTGGGCAACGTGCAGGTGGCGTGGAAGCTGCCCGCACGGCTCGACGAGGTGGTCACGCGGCTCGAGGACGGCACCCTGCCCATCTCGGTGCCCAAGGTGGAGGCGGCCGTGGAGCGGGTCGAGAGGCTCGTGAAGCGCGCCGTCGGCTCCGTCATCTTCGTTGGGCTGCTCGTTGGCGGCGCGGTGCTGCACGCGCACGAGCCCGCGCTCGGCACCTGGATGATGGCGGCGTCTGTGCTCCCGCTCGCGTACGCGGTGTTCGGAGCGCGCCGCTAG
- a CDS encoding pyrimidine dimer DNA glycosylase/endonuclease V, with product MRLWSLHPSQLDRAALVACWREALLAQAVLAGRTRGYTRHPQLDRFRATETPLETIGRYLSALADEADARGYRFDRSRIDAPGEANAQLTVASGQLEFEWAHLGAKLAARSPADARRWAGSAPRPHPLFTVVVGPTEAWERP from the coding sequence GTGCGCCTCTGGTCCCTCCATCCGAGCCAACTCGACCGAGCTGCGCTCGTCGCATGCTGGCGAGAGGCGCTCTTGGCGCAGGCCGTGCTCGCCGGCCGCACCCGCGGCTATACGCGCCACCCGCAGCTCGATCGATTTCGCGCGACCGAGACTCCCCTTGAGACGATCGGCCGCTACCTGTCCGCCCTCGCGGATGAGGCCGATGCCAGGGGTTACCGCTTTGACCGAAGCCGAATCGACGCACCAGGTGAGGCGAACGCCCAGCTGACCGTAGCGTCGGGCCAACTGGAATTTGAATGGGCGCACCTTGGCGCAAAGCTCGCGGCCCGCTCTCCCGCGGATGCCCGACGCTGGGCGGGCTCAGCGCCGAGGCCTCACCCCCTCTTCACGGTGGTTGTAGGACCAACGGAAGCGTGGGAGCGTCCCTGA
- a CDS encoding glycine C-acetyltransferase — MYGAMKERLATTLEEIREAGTLKGERPLAGAQAALVSTGGAEVLNFCANNYLGLADDPRIVKAAQGAMDEWGFGLASVRFICGTQELHVELERRVSEFLGTEDTILFSSCFDANGGVFEALFGAEDAIISDELNHASLIDGIRLCKAQRFRYRNRDLGDLEAQLEAASGARQIVIVTDGVFSMDGYFAPLEGICDLAERYGALVLVDDSHAVGFIGANGRGTPELFGVERRVDIYTGTFGKALGGASGGYVSGHAEIIALLRQRARPYLFSNTVAPAVVAGTLEALDLVAGGAELRARVARNAALFRSLMADAGFDLLDGEHAIVPVMFRDAALAARIADRMLALGVYVVAFSYPVVPVGKARIRVQLSAAHSEDDIRRCVEAFTAARDAELR, encoded by the coding sequence ATGTACGGAGCGATGAAGGAGCGGCTCGCGACAACGCTCGAGGAGATTCGTGAAGCAGGCACGCTCAAGGGCGAGCGGCCGCTAGCGGGCGCGCAGGCCGCGCTCGTCAGCACTGGCGGTGCCGAGGTGCTCAACTTCTGCGCGAACAACTACCTCGGGCTCGCGGACGACCCCCGCATTGTCAAGGCCGCGCAGGGCGCCATGGATGAGTGGGGCTTCGGCCTGGCGAGCGTGCGGTTCATCTGCGGCACGCAGGAGCTGCACGTGGAGCTCGAGCGCCGCGTGTCCGAGTTCCTCGGCACCGAGGACACGATCCTCTTCTCCTCATGCTTCGACGCGAACGGCGGCGTCTTCGAGGCGCTGTTCGGCGCCGAGGACGCGATCATCTCCGACGAGCTCAATCACGCGTCGCTCATCGACGGGATCCGGCTGTGCAAGGCCCAGCGGTTCCGCTACCGCAACCGGGACCTCGGCGACCTCGAGGCGCAACTGGAGGCAGCGTCGGGCGCCCGCCAGATCGTCATCGTCACGGACGGCGTGTTCTCGATGGACGGGTACTTCGCGCCGCTGGAGGGAATCTGCGACCTCGCCGAGCGATACGGCGCCCTGGTGCTGGTGGACGACTCGCATGCGGTGGGCTTCATCGGCGCCAACGGCCGCGGCACGCCCGAGCTGTTTGGCGTGGAGCGGCGCGTCGACATCTATACGGGAACCTTCGGCAAGGCGCTCGGCGGCGCCTCCGGCGGGTACGTCTCCGGGCACGCGGAGATCATCGCGCTGCTGCGGCAGCGCGCCCGGCCCTACCTGTTCTCGAACACCGTGGCGCCGGCCGTCGTCGCCGGAACCCTCGAGGCTCTGGACCTGGTGGCGGGCGGCGCGGAGCTCCGCGCTCGAGTGGCGCGCAATGCGGCGCTGTTCCGCTCGCTCATGGCGGATGCGGGGTTCGATCTGCTGGACGGCGAGCACGCGATCGTGCCCGTGATGTTCCGCGACGCCGCGCTCGCCGCCCGCATCGCGGACCGGATGCTCGCGCTCGGCGTCTACGTGGTGGCGTTCTCGTATCCGGTGGTGCCCGTTGGCAAGGCGCGGATCCGCGTGCAGCTGTCCGCGGCGCATTCCGAGGACGACATTCGCCGCTGCGTGGAGGCGTTCACCGCGGCTCGCGACGCGGAACTCCGCTAG
- a CDS encoding PadR family transcriptional regulator, with the protein MTEQSTPSESAGTYTKLAAETMLDAMSQLRSALENKVGSVGNKVSTRMGRGDVRAAILSLLTEQPMHGYQIIRQIEERTDGRWKPSAGSVYPTLQMLADEGLVTAKVEQDRKTYELTETGKEAAAEVVDDTPWAKEEAFEAAAPHSPLPKAGLDLAQAVSQVARTGTSEQKEQAKDLLDETRRKIYAILAQ; encoded by the coding sequence ATGACCGAGCAGTCCACGCCGAGCGAGAGCGCCGGCACCTACACCAAGCTTGCAGCCGAGACCATGCTCGACGCCATGAGCCAGTTGCGCTCGGCGCTCGAGAACAAGGTGGGCAGCGTCGGCAACAAGGTCAGCACCCGAATGGGCAGGGGAGACGTGCGCGCCGCGATCCTGTCGCTCCTGACCGAGCAGCCCATGCACGGTTACCAGATCATCCGCCAGATCGAGGAGCGCACGGACGGCCGCTGGAAGCCGAGCGCCGGTTCCGTCTACCCCACGCTCCAGATGCTGGCCGACGAGGGACTCGTGACGGCAAAGGTCGAGCAGGACCGCAAGACCTACGAGCTAACCGAGACCGGCAAGGAGGCCGCGGCGGAGGTCGTCGACGACACCCCATGGGCCAAGGAGGAGGCCTTCGAGGCCGCCGCACCCCACAGCCCGCTACCTAAGGCGGGCCTGGACCTCGCACAGGCCGTCTCCCAGGTCGCCCGGACGGGTACGTCCGAGCAGAAGGAACAGGCTAAGGACCTGCTCGACGAGACGCGCCGCAAGATTTACGCGATCCTGGCGCAGTGA
- the tdh gene encoding L-threonine 3-dehydrogenase: MRALLKSAAGPGLQLTEVPDPTAGDADVTIRVLRTGICGTDLHIESWDNWAASTLVPPIIPGHEFSGEVVAVGRSVRDVHVGEIVSGEGHIVCGTCRNCRAGRRQMCNRTSGLGVNRNGAFAEYVVLPESNVWVHHDEIDLDLAAIFDPLGNAVHTALKFPLVGEDVLITGAGPIGLMAAAVARHVGARFIVVTDISEPRLELARQVGADLVIDVSSERVADAQRRLGMREGFDVGLEMSGQPTALPEMIDNLTHGGRVAMLGLPTGPIDVDWAKVVTHMLTITGIYGREMFETWYAMSAMLQTSAELRAALDTVITHRMPARDWEQGFATARTAHAGKVVLDWTQAFD, encoded by the coding sequence GTGCGCGCGCTCCTCAAATCGGCGGCTGGGCCGGGTCTGCAGCTCACCGAGGTGCCAGATCCCACGGCCGGCGATGCGGACGTGACGATCCGCGTGCTACGCACGGGCATCTGCGGCACGGACCTGCACATCGAATCTTGGGACAACTGGGCCGCGTCGACGCTGGTGCCGCCCATCATCCCCGGGCACGAGTTCTCCGGCGAGGTCGTGGCGGTGGGGCGTTCGGTGCGGGACGTCCACGTTGGCGAGATCGTCTCCGGCGAGGGCCACATCGTGTGCGGCACGTGCCGCAATTGCCGCGCGGGGCGCCGGCAGATGTGCAACCGCACATCCGGTTTGGGGGTCAACCGCAACGGCGCCTTCGCCGAGTACGTGGTGCTTCCGGAGTCCAATGTGTGGGTCCACCACGACGAGATCGACCTGGATCTCGCGGCGATCTTCGACCCCCTCGGCAACGCGGTCCACACCGCGCTCAAGTTCCCCCTCGTGGGCGAGGACGTGCTCATTACCGGGGCCGGGCCCATCGGCCTCATGGCCGCCGCCGTCGCGCGGCACGTTGGTGCGCGGTTCATCGTGGTCACGGATATCTCGGAGCCGCGCCTCGAGCTCGCGCGGCAGGTGGGCGCCGACCTCGTCATCGATGTCTCGAGCGAGCGCGTGGCTGATGCGCAGCGGCGCCTCGGCATGCGTGAGGGCTTCGACGTCGGCCTCGAGATGAGCGGGCAGCCGACCGCGCTGCCCGAAATGATCGACAACCTCACCCACGGCGGCCGCGTGGCGATGCTGGGCCTGCCAACGGGCCCCATCGACGTGGACTGGGCCAAGGTGGTCACGCACATGCTGACCATCACGGGGATCTACGGTCGGGAGATGTTCGAGACCTGGTACGCGATGAGCGCCATGTTGCAGACCAGCGCCGAACTGCGCGCCGCGCTCGACACCGTCATCACCCACCGCATGCCCGCCCGGGACTGGGAGCAGGGCTTCGCGACGGCCCGCACCGCGCATGCGGGCAAGGTGGTGCTCGACTGGACCCAGGCTTTCGACTGA